A genome region from Paradevosia shaoguanensis includes the following:
- a CDS encoding HEPN domain-containing protein, with amino-acid sequence MIPESSGATPFGIFLLADDFLQAARLVTSASGSPAQGPGRLLSYHAVELFLKAYLRSRGESIASLRGHGHDLESMLRQAEALGLVSSPKVRKFARKIGWHNDYVRARYLVTRAEGADAARRILGCAEEVREQVRRALSFDEFGNPTATHWLGPLPEDYAVREV; translated from the coding sequence ATGATTCCGGAATCTTCCGGGGCAACGCCCTTCGGAATCTTTCTTCTCGCGGACGACTTCCTCCAGGCGGCGCGCCTCGTGACCTCCGCCTCCGGATCGCCCGCCCAGGGGCCTGGAAGGTTGCTCAGCTATCACGCTGTCGAGTTGTTTCTGAAGGCGTATCTGCGATCCCGCGGCGAAAGCATAGCATCGCTGCGCGGTCACGGTCATGATCTGGAAAGCATGCTTCGGCAAGCGGAAGCCCTGGGCTTGGTTTCTTCGCCCAAGGTGCGCAAGTTTGCGCGCAAGATTGGATGGCACAATGATTATGTACGGGCTCGCTATCTTGTGACGCGAGCCGAGGGGGCCGATGCGGCCCGGCGAATTCTCGGATGCGCCGAGGAAGTCAGGGAGCAGGTCCGCCGGGCATTGTCCTTTGACGAATTCGGCAATCCGACGGCCACTCATTGGCTGGGGCCGTTACCTGAGGACTATGCGGTGCGCGAAGTTTAG
- a CDS encoding glycoside hydrolase family 15 protein: MLLASKLRAVGHLTNSPPEMAMVRTAIDFIVRNGPMSDQDRWEENAGASPFTLAVVVAALVTSADYYAGADRDYLLSLADCWNERIEDWTYVVDGRLGRDLGLPGYYIRLAPRPDEGGPEGIVSRRNVMHGDVPAGELIGMEFLYLVRTGLRSADDPRVVATVKLVDKLLAAQTPAGIGYYRYNGDGYGEHEDGAPFDGQGVGRLWPLLTGERGHFALSEGADVTPYLEAMMRMVGRGGLIPEQIWDSADITDFGLETGKPTGSAMPLVWAHSEFLKLLAAHQTGTPAEQFDAVVTRYRGAPPVAATWHWRETSAFSRLPVGRGLSIEATQPLSLHIGFNNWRRVKDVQLVENGLGMFVYHLHPEALTGISSVQFTFFDPAREQWRGRDFKIDIVGK; this comes from the coding sequence GTGCTGCTGGCCTCCAAGCTGCGGGCCGTGGGGCATCTCACCAACTCGCCGCCCGAAATGGCCATGGTGCGCACAGCGATCGACTTCATCGTGCGTAATGGCCCGATGAGCGACCAGGACAGATGGGAGGAAAATGCCGGGGCGAGCCCCTTTACGCTGGCGGTGGTCGTGGCGGCGTTGGTGACCTCGGCCGACTATTACGCGGGCGCCGACCGCGACTATCTGCTGTCGCTGGCCGATTGCTGGAACGAGCGCATCGAGGACTGGACCTATGTGGTCGATGGGCGACTGGGGCGCGATCTCGGGCTGCCGGGCTATTATATCCGTCTTGCGCCGCGACCCGACGAAGGTGGGCCGGAAGGGATCGTCAGCCGGCGCAATGTCATGCATGGCGATGTGCCGGCGGGCGAGCTGATCGGGATGGAGTTTCTCTATCTGGTCCGCACCGGCCTGCGATCGGCCGATGATCCGCGGGTCGTGGCGACGGTGAAGCTGGTCGACAAGCTACTCGCCGCACAGACGCCGGCGGGCATCGGCTATTATCGCTATAATGGCGATGGTTATGGCGAGCACGAAGACGGCGCGCCGTTCGACGGGCAGGGCGTGGGACGCCTGTGGCCGTTGCTGACCGGTGAGCGCGGACATTTTGCTCTTTCCGAGGGGGCGGACGTGACGCCCTATCTCGAAGCGATGATGCGCATGGTGGGGCGTGGCGGGCTGATCCCCGAGCAGATATGGGATAGTGCCGACATCACGGATTTCGGGCTCGAGACCGGCAAGCCGACGGGCAGCGCCATGCCACTGGTCTGGGCTCATAGCGAATTCCTGAAGCTGCTGGCGGCGCACCAGACTGGTACGCCAGCCGAACAATTCGACGCGGTGGTGACGCGATATCGCGGGGCGCCGCCGGTGGCGGCGACATGGCACTGGCGCGAGACGAGCGCCTTTTCTCGGCTACCCGTCGGGCGAGGCCTCTCGATCGAGGCGACGCAGCCCTTGTCCCTTCATATCGGGTTTAACAATTGGCGACGGGTCAAGGACGTTCAACTGGTCGAGAACGGTTTGGGAATGTTCGTCTACCATCTCCATCCGGAGGCGCTGACGGGTATCAGCTCGGTGCAATTCACATTCTTCGACCCGGCCCGCGAACAATGGCGCGGGAGAGACTTCAAGATTGATATCGTCGGCAAATGA
- a CDS encoding DUF2934 domain-containing protein — MDRHTEDEVRVTAYQLWQEGGSPDGRDQEFWFEAEHRLRDHDALADQAVIERPMVQPERVDIDGR, encoded by the coding sequence ATGGACAGGCATACGGAAGACGAGGTCCGGGTAACGGCCTATCAACTTTGGCAGGAAGGCGGTTCGCCCGACGGCCGAGATCAGGAATTCTGGTTCGAGGCGGAGCATCGGCTTCGCGATCACGATGCGCTTGCCGACCAGGCCGTCATCGAACGTCCCATGGTCCAGCCCGAGCGGGTCGATATCGACGGCCGCTAG